The following are from one region of the Sorghum bicolor cultivar BTx623 chromosome 2, Sorghum_bicolor_NCBIv3, whole genome shotgun sequence genome:
- the LOC8059750 gene encoding aquaporin PIP2-1 produces the protein MGKDDVIESGAGGGEFAAKDYTDPPPAPLIDAAELGSWSLYRAVIAEFIATLLFLYITVATVIGYKHQTDATASGADAACGGVGVLGIAWAFGGMIFVLVYCTAGISGGHINPAVTFGLFLARKVSLVRALLYIVAQCLGAICGVGLVKAFQSAYFDRYGGGANSLASGYSRGTGLGAEIIGTFVLVYTVFSATDPKRNARDSHVPVLAPLPIGFAVFMVHLATIPVTGTGINPARSLGAAVIYNKDKPWDDHWIFWVGPFVGAAIAAFYHQYILRAGAIKALGSFRSNA, from the exons ATGGGCAAGGACGACGTGATCGagagcggcgccggcggcggcgagttCGCTGCCAAGGACTACACGGACCCACCGCCAGCTCCACTGATCGACGCGGCGGAGCTGGGTTCCTGGTCGCTGTACCGCGCCGTGATCGCCGAGTTCATCGCGACGCTGCTGTTCCTGTACATCACCGTCGCCACCGTGATCGGGTACAAGCACCAGACGGACGCGACGGCGTCGGGCGCCGACGCCGCGTGCGGCGGCGTGGGCGTGCTGGGCATCGCGTGGGCGTTCGGCGGCATGATCTTCGTCCTCGTCTACTGCACGGCGGGGATCTCCGGCGGCCACATCAACCCGGCCGTCACCTTCGGCCTGTTCCTGGCGCGCAAGGTCTCCCTGGTGCGCGCGCTGCTCTACATCGTGGCGCAGTGCCTGGGCGCCATCTGCGGCGTCGGCCTCGTCAAGGCGTTCCAGAGCGCCTACTTCGACAggtacggcggcggcgccaactCGCTCGCCTCCGGCTACTCACGCGGCACCGGGCTCGGCGCCGAGATCATCGGCACCTTCGTGCTCGTCTACACCGTCTTCTCCGCCACCGACCCCAAGCGCAACGCCCGCGACTCCCACGTCCCG GTTCTGGCTCCCCTCCCCATCGGCTTCGCCGTGTTCATGGTGCACCTGGCCACCATCCCCGTCACCGGCACCGGCATCAACCCGGCCAGGAGCCTTGGCGCAGCCGTCATCTACAACAAGGACAAGCCCTGGGATGACCAC tggATCTTCTGGGTGGGCCCATTCGTGGGCGCTGCCATCGCGGCGTTCTACCACCAGTACATCCTCCGGGCGGGCGCCATCAAGGCACTCGGCTCCTTCAGGAGCAACGCGTGA